The genomic window CTGGTTATGTATCTTCTACAATAAATAATCCTTTTTAGAAGTACCATAGAGCCTTGCAGGCTTGCACTCTTAATTGCCAAAGTCTACAACAAACCAAGAGACTCAAAAGTGACACTGGTCTTGTCACAGGCTGCTCCAATCTTTGCACAACCATGGTATCAGCAATATACGACACCTAGCTCACAAAGTAGGTGTCATAGAGTGCTCCATGCATGCTGCACATGCTCATTGGCAATGTGTCATGCCCAAATGGATGATGAAACATTTAGGTTCTTTATGAATCTAAAAGCAAATTTTATGGGTTCCCAAACATTTTATGGAAGGTTAACATTCATTTACTTCTTGGATCACCATCAGCACATCAACTAAAAGGAGTCTCTGCATCCACATTCCATAGAATAGTGTGCAAAGTCAACATTCATAAGaggatttatatttttgtatgaattctAACCTGCACGTGGTGAACTTGGTGGGGAGAGAAGAGTTGTTGAAGAACCAGCACGAACAGCAGAGTAGATAACCGACAGAATAGTGGTCAGCAGTCCCAAGGTAAGGGTGCCAGTGGAAACAGCTTTAGAGTGCTTGTGAAGGCCATTGCATTCATAATCCCTGGGCTCACTGGAAAGCCCACTGTAGCAGAGGTACATGCAATACAAAGATACAACTGAAGCTGGCAAAATGCTGCCACCAACCTAATTTGCATCCATCAAAACCGTGAGATATCAAGGATGATGAAATCTCAATTTTTGAAGTGAACTAGAAAATCAATATGCACTTAGAAGAATAACCATGAAATGTGCTCAATTCAACCCAAGTTGCCTTACTACTGTAGAATTTAGATCGcttctttgttctttttattctttattcaaGAATAGGTAGGCTCCTTCATAGGTTACCAGCTCCAAATACCCAGATTATAATTcaatggaaaaggaaaaggcaGTACACATGGTCAAATACCAACAAAACATGCTCTAGCAATCATTTGTCTCCAACAGGTTCGTtcatttttgactttgaactcTGCTTTTTATTGGATTTGATTATTTGGAATTAAACCTAGAAATCCTAGATTGACCCTAACTCCCTGCCACCTGAGCCAATCTCCATTAGTAAACAAACTATAAAACTATTAAGTTAAACAAGATGACAATTTAGGTGTATATGGGCCTGTTTGagaacattttcaaaaacagttctcaATTCTTTTCAGGAACAAAATTCTGTTTGAGAACTCTtacatataaaacaaaagttttcaaatagaaattaggAGCTAATCGTGCAAGGAAAGCCTACACCATCAATGAGTATGGCAAACTTAATAAGTCATTTTTTAATCATCATATGATCCTTATTCTGACTGTTATGGGATGGCTACATAGAACCATTCTGAATCCATTCTATTTACGTCCATTACTTCCATCAAGTATTTTGTGCACAAATTTACTATCATAATATGCATGGTCTTGGAAGATGAGCAAACTAgtcaaattgaaaatatttggctATAATTACAAGTTGACAGATTAGAAACTTACTGCTGGATGCAGAGCCACTATTGCAAAAACAAAAGCAAGAATCAGGGTCATAACAATAAAGAAGGTGTTGAGCCCACAATCATGTCCAGATGGAGTAAAGAAATGGAAGAGAAGTCCCGAGAAGGAAAATGTTGCCACATAGCAAACAAGTGAAACAACAAATAGAGCAATATACCTGTAATGTTCAAAAAGTAAAATACAGgcataaaaattgattaaaaaaaatacaaaaatgaaatCGAGATAAAACAATCAGAGGTTTTTAGATGATAACAAAGAAGAGATACAGCAAGAATATGATAATAACCAAAACTAACCAAAATTGCTCTCCATATCCAACCCATGTGTCATTCCATCTATGAACAAAATCCAATAAAAGCACAACTTGAACAAGAAGAAACAGTCCTGAGCCGAACTTTGATGTTGTCTCTGCATCCATAAAACTTACCCCTCAGCTTAGTGAATCGtggagaaaaattttcaaagaaacaaAGCAATGAAAAACACAATCTAAAGGAGACCTTAGTGCCATTAAGAGGAACAGATTTCCTAAAAAGACAACTTTCTTCAAGGATCCAATCAAAATTTTGttctattcttatttttttacgAGTATATGACACAAAGAACTTTAAGAAGAAAGGGGCAAATTGGGTTAATATCAGACAGTCCATTTATAATTCTGTTAAATTACATGTGATGCACTGACACTTGGCACGATACCACAGACAGTGGTCCACACTGatataaacaatttttattttcttgagtttcaaatttatgtttttggGGCTTTAGGCTGTATTTACATAACCACCCACATCCAACCCAAGTAAACCTGATCCAGATCACCCAAATCCATGAGTTATTCCTTCACTTGAAATTCCCAGAAGGCTAACCAGGAAGTAGTTTATTTGCTTAATCAGAAAGCGGCCATGCTGGAGGAGCTTGTAGGGGAATCCTCATTGAAGTTTGAAGAATATATATCCCTTCCTTGTATATCTCTCCTTCATTAAtgaaattttgtattttcttgagagagagagagagagagagagagagtgtcaACACTGAGTTTGCCACAATAAGTTAAATTGAGCTAACTTAGGAGTGTGTCAGAGATGGTGTGTCTACACCAAAGAGTGTGTCATGATCACTTCTACTGAGATAGAATGTGTCATGATAAGTTATATTGAGCTACCTTAGAAGTGTGTCAGATGACTTCTACTGTGAGTGAGTgtgtgagtgtgtgtgtgtgtgtgtgtgtgtgtgtgtgtgtgaaagagagagagagagagtctaCACACTAAGGACTGTGTCACAATAAGTTCTATTGAGCTATTGCAAGGAGTCATGATAACTTCTAATAaagcatattttcttttcttattcccCTTCTTTTCTCCTCTCTTTTTAACACCAATCAAACCATCAAAAAATTCAGAAATGGTTCTTATCAAATAGGAATCATTCCAAAGGATCCCTTGTGCCAAGATTTGACTTGATATGtagaatttaattgaaaattatgaCATTGCAACAGACTGAACAAGTTGAGGAGTAAATTATATTAAAGCATGTTGATACCAGAGATTATTTGGTCGAAATCGATATGCTTATCTTCTTTTTAGACTTAATGATAGAACAAGATTTATGTTGCCAATCCTATATATAATAAACCCATCTTGGATTATGCTATCTGATTATATTATTTCATGAAATCCAGATCACAAAAGACCTAAATTGCCATGATCGTCATACATAATTTTGCAAATCCCTACCAAGAGTCTAGTACCCCCCATATTACAAATGCTTGAACTTTTAAAATAGAACATAGAAATTAGGAAAGAGCTAAGcaatattaataaatcaaattagtCAACTAAAAGATTTGCATTTGAAGCATCATAAACCCATAATAGAAACAGCTTACCATAGAAGCTGATTAGCTCATTTGGAAGGAAGAACGTAAAGATCACCAAAATGCACCagcaaataattttcatcatcCATCCACCATGGTGCATGCCATCACGAGGATCTTTCTGATTTTTCACACCAATCATTAGAATAGCTAGGATAGTGAAAAATAGAAAGTTTCCAAAGCTAACTCGCAGCACTGCATCTGTTTCGAACCACTCTCTGTTAGGTGTTTTGTGAAAATGATTGATCCCTGCATAGATAATCAAATATCAGTAAATGCCATCTAAGAACTAgagcttttttttcttttttttttaaataggcaAGTACTATAGCCAATtttatcttgaatttttttttttttgatgacgAGAAACCttccatggggacccaaaccttgGGGTGCTGACTGCCCGGTAACAACCAGCATTAGGTAAATTTGGGGTATCATCAGTGGCAAGATTCGAACTCAGGGTCATGTGCCACTAACTGGGACCACACTTCCTAGTGTTTGCCCTGACCAACTGGGCTACCCTGGTGGGTTTTATCTAggattatttttgttattctcATCGTAGTTATTTGTATCCATTCTTAGAACATGGTGTATGTACAGTATTGAAATTTCCTAACTGAATACACACATGCACACAAAATATTGCATTCACAAATGTAATGGTGCCCTATATCAACACAACATAATAGAAGGTATACTCATGATGCACCACATTAAAGCAACTCTACTAGCAAGAGCAATATAACAAATTATagtgtttattatttatttattgataagaaaCAATACTTGTGCCCATAGTTGTTAAAGGAGCCCTTAGAGTGCACCTAGGCCCAAGGCATAACCACTACTTAATTATAGGGCCTTGCTTGCCAAGGCATGCACCTTGTTTAAGAGGTGCCACTGCTTTACTTTTACTTTCAAGAGTTTAATTCTTGAATCttttaattgttgaaatttagataatttcattattcttgttttgaatgcttcttttagatgtttggaatcttaattttttttgtcgcttggattggattttggatcatattttataaaattgatatacaATCGAAGTTATGTTTTACATTGTTCAAGCATGGAGCTTGTATTGTGCCTTGTGCCTAAGCCTTGGAAGATTTTTGCGCCTTCATTATAAAACTATGTTTTCACCCcaatgcaaaagaaaaacatgtaCAAAAGGAAGAAGCAAGAGAAATCCTTCCGAACATGAGATCAGCACAATAGtataagaaagaaggaaaaaagatatAGAAACTTTAACTCATCTACAATGGAGAGAATTCAGTTTAAATCCTAGTTGGATGCtctttcatctttaaaaaaggCCATTGAGGCTTAAAGTGCAGAATGAATTAGCCTTGAGCCATGGCCCCATTTAGGGTAATTAAGGCTCAAGCCTCATCCTATTGAGGTTATATCCTTGAAATTTGTTAAGGCTTAAGCCTAATACATTTGATGGGTTTTGGACCTTTGTGGGCTTTGGTATGGATATTCTATAAAAGGTTGAAGCCTCAATACTCAAACGGCTGTGAATGGATTTTGAACTTCTGTGGGTTTGTCTTATACATTCCATCAGTCATAGGTCAGGGCTAAAGCCTTTgctttttaattagaaaaaacaaaaggaagaaagaaagaaagaaagaaagaaaataacgaGATTGAAAGAAAGCAATAGAAGGATCCTAGTAGTAATAATGATAGAGGTGCTCAATATTATTTGATGGAGCCAAGAGAGATCATTAgattttggaagagagaaagaaaccactgaaaatgaaaaacaattcattttcttattatcaaatttgtgattttcttattattttacttttatgcAATTTCAATagtattttctgatttttttgagaataatcTTCCCTTTTGTGTGAGTTTTAAGGTTTGCACTTTATCCCCCCTGAAGGCTTATGCTTTCTCTCAATTgagcaaaatgtttcaaaattgccTTTAGCCTTATAAAAAGATTGGGATCTCTTAACAAAATCTTATGGAGGAATCTATAGCAAGAGTTCTAACATAACAATTTGTTGTTTAGTATTACAATAGATTTTTATCACTTTGATAGCTATTAACAAGACATCAAAGGCTTCTCAAGTAGAGATACAAACTCACAGGACAGGAGATCCTTTAGATATAACACTGAGAAAGAAGAGACATGAAACCACATTATAAGCTCATAGtctagggctctaaatgctttaGCACCAACAAGATATCAATCAGATAGATATACAAGGACTATTTggcaatgttttcaaaaatggttctcaaaaaCAGTGTTTTagagtggttttttttttttttttaaagtagttcttaattgttttaaaacttaaaatagttttcttag from Vitis vinifera cultivar Pinot Noir 40024 chromosome 9, ASM3070453v1 includes these protein-coding regions:
- the LOC100262087 gene encoding uncharacterized protein LOC100262087, which translates into the protein MWAASCLASCCAACACDACRTVVSGISRRSARIAYCGLFALSLIVSWILREVAAPLMEKLPWINHFHKTPNREWFETDAVLRVSFGNFLFFTILAILMIGVKNQKDPRDGMHHGGWMMKIICWCILVIFTFFLPNELISFYETTSKFGSGLFLLVQVVLLLDFVHRWNDTWVGYGEQFWYIALFVVSLVCYVATFSFSGLLFHFFTPSGHDCGLNTFFIVMTLILAFVFAIVALHPAVGGSILPASVVSLYCMYLCYSGLSSEPRDYECNGLHKHSKAVSTGTLTLGLLTTILSVIYSAVRAGSSTTLLSPPSSPRAGAGKPLLPLEKTDVPEEKHEAKPVTYSYTFFHIIFSLASMYSAMLLTGWSTSVGESGRLVDVGWPSVWVRIVTGWATAALYIWSLAAPILFPEREF